One window of Psychrobacillus sp. FSL H8-0483 genomic DNA carries:
- a CDS encoding DUF4181 domain-containing protein, which translates to MFLFKSIIFILIVLAIMTVIEMGLRKVFNIEKRDKNRPKYVNEFHKRGEIGLIVVFILSYLFVQIYYSEAQWSHLWIAFFFTVLQLFRACMEWKYPIRPREYIIHLFAAVVLIAFIFIALYTDWLNQLFGF; encoded by the coding sequence ATGTTTTTGTTTAAATCAATCATTTTTATTTTGATTGTTCTTGCCATTATGACTGTTATTGAAATGGGTTTACGAAAAGTTTTTAATATAGAGAAAAGAGATAAGAATCGACCAAAGTATGTGAACGAGTTTCATAAACGGGGCGAAATTGGCCTAATCGTTGTGTTCATATTGAGTTATCTCTTTGTTCAAATTTATTATTCAGAAGCACAGTGGAGTCATTTATGGATTGCTTTCTTCTTTACAGTCCTTCAATTATTTCGTGCATGTATGGAATGGAAATATCCAATTAGACCACGTGAATATATCATTCATCTTTTTGCTGCAGTTGTTCTAATTGCATTTATTTTCATTGCATTATACACAGATTGGCTTAATCAACTATTTGGATTTTAA
- a CDS encoding AraC family transcriptional regulator — protein MKQVLEILKKENHVVLESISFTHHQEKISSHFKSPEPGILFLLEGGLSYQIGEDESRILKVGEYVFYPQGVNVRFEIGKLSSTLLFPLSISITEQFVHLLQQHNRFSPALLEDPNRVCILQEPWTEEINGLLEKILVHVSKKQPYFVHLALLEVMAYIFPNEHMLSKITYVLEHYLLPDPIRDAESYILQNYHQPIRMKQLTEVTNVSESQLNRMYQRTFQLSPMERVTAIRMEQAAQLLRNPSQSVTNVALQVGYQSMSAFLQQFKKKYGVSPKEYQTKASVKEIQT, from the coding sequence TTGAAACAAGTACTGGAAATATTGAAAAAAGAAAATCATGTGGTGCTTGAATCTATCTCGTTTACTCATCATCAAGAGAAAATAAGTTCTCATTTCAAGTCTCCCGAGCCGGGAATCCTCTTTTTACTGGAAGGAGGATTGTCTTACCAAATCGGAGAAGACGAATCTCGTATACTTAAAGTTGGGGAATATGTGTTTTATCCGCAAGGTGTAAATGTTCGTTTTGAAATTGGGAAGTTGAGCAGTACGCTACTGTTTCCCTTATCCATTTCCATCACGGAGCAATTTGTTCACCTCTTGCAGCAGCATAATCGCTTTTCGCCCGCTTTGCTCGAAGATCCCAATCGCGTATGTATTTTACAGGAGCCGTGGACGGAGGAAATCAATGGTCTGCTCGAAAAAATCCTTGTTCATGTTTCTAAAAAACAACCATATTTCGTTCATCTTGCTTTACTGGAGGTCATGGCTTATATTTTTCCAAATGAACATATGTTGTCCAAAATCACATATGTCCTCGAACATTATTTATTGCCAGACCCAATCCGAGATGCAGAAAGCTATATTTTACAAAACTATCACCAACCGATTCGGATGAAGCAGTTAACAGAAGTAACAAATGTTAGTGAATCACAGCTGAACCGCATGTACCAAAGGACTTTTCAATTATCACCAATGGAACGTGTTACGGCGATTCGCATGGAGCAAGCAGCACAATTGCTTCGTAATCCTTCCCAAAGTGTAACCAATGTGGCACTTCAAGTCGGTTATCAAAGCATGTCCGCCTTCTTGCAGCAATTCAAAAAGAAATATGGAGTTTCTCCAAAAGAATATCAAACGAAAGCTTCTGTGAAAGAAATTCAAACATGA
- a CDS encoding NUDIX hydrolase, protein MKRVDVVYAFIYDEITEKILMVNNRHSTWSLPGGAVEKGETLEQAVIRETKEETGLVVEIGNIIAVNEAFFSKHRHHGLMITFAAKVIDGEITIEDKNEIVEIKWVDINTANNLMPYHPGGVESLLISSTPYVFQGEC, encoded by the coding sequence GTGAAGAGAGTAGATGTTGTATATGCGTTTATTTATGACGAAATAACAGAGAAAATATTAATGGTTAATAATCGACATTCAACTTGGTCTCTACCAGGTGGAGCAGTTGAAAAAGGTGAAACCTTAGAACAGGCGGTTATCCGTGAAACAAAAGAAGAAACTGGTTTAGTAGTTGAAATTGGAAATATTATTGCAGTTAATGAAGCATTCTTTTCAAAACACAGACATCACGGTTTAATGATTACATTTGCCGCAAAAGTTATTGACGGAGAAATTACAATTGAAGATAAAAACGAAATTGTAGAAATAAAATGGGTGGACATAAATACTGCTAATAACTTAATGCCTTACCATCCAGGTGGAGTAGAGAGCTTATTAATATCCTCAACACCTTACGTTTTTCAAGGTGAATGTTAA
- a CDS encoding 8-oxo-dGTP diphosphatase, with translation MFKYNVCFLKSNERILMLNREKPPIMGVWNGVGGKYEAGETADEGAIREVFEETGIKVNEYYSKGLITWDKSDGEKDGLYVYLFEVDAILGNEPIQKTREGILDWKKIDWIMNPNNLGVAEMLFQYLPVLLEKENDYLFEYKDGIIKLIV, from the coding sequence GTGTTTAAATATAATGTATGTTTTTTGAAAAGTAATGAACGAATCTTAATGCTGAATCGTGAAAAGCCACCGATTATGGGTGTGTGGAACGGGGTTGGCGGTAAATATGAAGCAGGAGAAACAGCTGATGAGGGTGCAATACGTGAAGTATTTGAGGAGACAGGTATCAAAGTAAACGAATATTACTCAAAAGGTTTAATTACATGGGATAAAAGTGATGGGGAAAAAGATGGGTTATATGTGTACTTATTCGAAGTAGATGCGATATTAGGGAATGAACCCATACAAAAAACAAGAGAAGGAATTCTCGATTGGAAAAAAATAGATTGGATAATGAACCCGAATAACTTAGGGGTTGCTGAAATGTTATTTCAGTACCTACCTGTTTTATTAGAAAAAGAGAATGATTATTTATTTGAGTACAAAGACGGTATAATAAAGCTTATAGTGTAA
- a CDS encoding GNAT family N-acetyltransferase, producing the protein MEYVQIKNIEDPLFPKMHQLMQEVFPAEEVLEYELWREPLLDPTIRMFVAVEDGEVVGATEYRFYADRMLSMTDFTMIGKEGIGVGPFLAKKRHEDLMQLSKEHNVELIGVFAEIYDPYRIGDHAFGGIKAMNPFVRREVLAHLGFKRLNFSYVHPSWTNEGDAVTDLDFCFLPYQDAQTLNAHFISDFLKSYYAILSHKPKAWHTMIAQLETKEEIELLPL; encoded by the coding sequence ATGGAGTATGTTCAAATTAAAAACATTGAGGATCCCTTGTTTCCGAAGATGCACCAATTGATGCAAGAGGTGTTTCCTGCTGAAGAAGTGCTAGAGTACGAATTATGGAGAGAACCTTTACTTGATCCCACTATTCGTATGTTTGTGGCAGTAGAAGATGGCGAAGTTGTAGGTGCAACAGAATATCGTTTCTATGCAGACAGAATGTTATCGATGACGGACTTTACAATGATCGGAAAAGAAGGCATTGGAGTCGGACCGTTTCTTGCAAAAAAACGGCACGAAGATTTAATGCAACTCTCCAAAGAGCATAACGTTGAGTTAATCGGAGTGTTCGCGGAGATTTACGATCCTTACCGTATTGGTGACCATGCGTTTGGTGGTATTAAGGCGATGAATCCTTTTGTACGTCGTGAAGTGTTGGCTCATCTCGGTTTCAAACGTTTGAATTTCTCTTATGTACATCCTTCTTGGACTAATGAAGGGGATGCTGTAACAGATTTGGATTTCTGTTTCTTACCATATCAGGATGCCCAAACGTTAAATGCCCATTTTATCTCCGATTTTTTGAAATCATATTATGCGATTCTGTCACATAAACCGAAAGCTTGGCACACGATGATTGCACAATTGGAAACAAAAGAAGAGATCGAATTACTTCCTTTATAA